TAAAAAAGTATTATACTCCCGATGAATTCGATGAATTTAAGAGAATTGCTTTGGGTATAGGTTTTAGGCATGTTGAGTCAGGGCCTTTGGTTAGAAGTTCTTATCACGCTGAAAAAGCTATTTCCTAGTGGGAGTTTGAAAGATGGAAGGTAAATCTGTGTATAAGATTCCAAATGGTAAGCTTCTGAAAATCTTTTTAGATTATAATAACGAAAATGGTTCTATTAATGCGATAAGTATAACAGGTGATTTCTTTGCTTATCCTGAGGAGGCTATGGATATTTTGGAGGATGAGCTCAAGGGTGTTTCGCTTGATAGAAAGTGTTTGTTGGAAAAAATAAACTCTGTAATACAGAAATATGGTATCCAGTTTATTGGTTTGGATGCTGAGGGTTTAACCCATGGTATATTGATGTGTAAAACATGAAAGAACAATGGAGATTGTTAAAAACAGGTTTCAAAAATGCTTTTGCAAACATGGCTATAGATGAGGCTGTGCTGATTAATTGTAGTAGAGGCAAGGTTCCTCCTACTGTGCGTTTCTATGGTTGGAGTCCCCCTGCGATTTCCATTGGTTATTTTCAGAGTCTTGAGGATGAGGTTGACCTTGATTTTTGTGAGAAGATCGGTGTTGACTATGTCCGTAGGATAACTGGTGGTGGTGCTGTTTTCCATGATAAAGAGTTGACATATAGC
The nucleotide sequence above comes from Candidatus Thermoplasmatota archaeon. Encoded proteins:
- a CDS encoding lipoate protein ligase C-terminal domain-containing protein produces the protein MEGKSVYKIPNGKLLKIFLDYNNENGSINAISITGDFFAYPEEAMDILEDELKGVSLDRKCLLEKINSVIQKYGIQFIGLDAEGLTHGILMCKT